The following proteins are encoded in a genomic region of Pseudomonas sp. Os17:
- the pip gene encoding prolyl aminopeptidase yields the protein MQTLYPQIKPYARHDLAVDERHVLYVDESGSPEGLPVVFIHGGPGAGCDASSRCYFDPNLYRIVTFDQRGCGRSTPHASLENNTTWDLVADLERIRQHLGIDKWVLFGGSWGSTLALAYAQTHPDRVLGLIVRGIFLARPQEIQWYYQCGASRLFPDYWQDYVAPIPLEERHDLVSAFHKRLTGTDQIAQMHAAKAWSGWEGRTATLRPNPLVVDRFSEPQRALSIARIECHYFINNAFLEPDQLIRDMGKIAHLPGVIVHGRYDVICPLDNAWELHQAWPNSELQVIRDAGHAASEPGITDALVRATDQMARRLLDLPPEEA from the coding sequence ATGCAGACTTTGTACCCGCAGATCAAACCCTATGCCCGGCACGATCTGGCCGTCGACGAGCGCCATGTGCTGTATGTCGACGAAAGCGGTTCACCGGAAGGGTTGCCGGTGGTGTTCATTCATGGCGGGCCGGGGGCCGGCTGCGATGCGTCCAGCCGCTGCTACTTCGATCCGAACCTGTACCGTATCGTCACCTTCGACCAGCGCGGTTGCGGGCGCTCCACCCCTCACGCCAGCCTGGAAAACAACACCACCTGGGACCTGGTGGCCGACCTTGAGCGGATTCGCCAGCACCTGGGCATCGACAAATGGGTGCTGTTTGGCGGCTCCTGGGGTTCGACCCTGGCCCTGGCCTACGCGCAAACCCATCCCGATCGGGTGCTGGGGCTGATCGTGCGCGGGATCTTCCTGGCCCGTCCCCAGGAAATCCAGTGGTACTACCAGTGTGGCGCCAGCCGCCTGTTCCCCGACTACTGGCAGGACTATGTGGCGCCGATTCCCCTGGAGGAGCGTCACGATCTGGTCAGCGCCTTCCACAAACGCCTGACCGGCACCGACCAGATCGCCCAGATGCATGCGGCCAAGGCCTGGTCGGGCTGGGAAGGGCGCACCGCGACCCTGCGTCCCAATCCGTTGGTGGTGGACCGTTTCTCCGAGCCGCAGCGAGCGCTGTCGATCGCCCGGATCGAATGCCATTACTTCATCAACAATGCGTTCCTCGAACCCGACCAGCTGATCCGCGACATGGGCAAGATCGCCCATCTGCCCGGGGTCATCGTCCATGGTCGCTACGACGTGATCTGCCCGCTGGACAATGCCTGGGAGCTGCATCAGGCCTGGCCCAACAGCGAGCTGCAGGTGATTCGCGACGCCGGTCACGCCGCTTCCGAACCGGGCATCACCGATGCTCTGGTGCGTGCCACTGATCAGATGGCACGTCGCCTCCTCGATCTGCCGCCCGAAGAAGCATGA
- the dtd gene encoding D-aminoacyl-tRNA deacylase, whose product MKGLLQRVTGARVEVAGEIVGAVDQGLLVLVAVEPEDTRASADKLLHKLLNYRVFSDAEGKMNLSLSDVQGGLLLVSQFTLAADTKSGLRPSFSTAAPPALGEALFDYLVVKAQQLHGKVASGRFGADMQVHLVNDGPVTFLLQT is encoded by the coding sequence ATGAAGGGGCTGTTGCAACGCGTAACCGGCGCGCGGGTCGAGGTGGCCGGGGAAATCGTCGGTGCTGTGGACCAGGGGTTGCTGGTGCTGGTGGCGGTGGAGCCCGAGGACACTCGGGCCAGCGCCGACAAACTTCTGCATAAGCTGCTTAACTATCGGGTGTTCAGCGATGCTGAAGGCAAGATGAACTTGTCCCTGAGCGATGTGCAGGGCGGCTTGCTGCTGGTGTCGCAGTTCACCCTGGCAGCGGACACCAAGAGCGGGTTGCGCCCGAGCTTCTCCACGGCTGCGCCGCCGGCCCTTGGCGAGGCGCTTTTTGACTATCTGGTAGTGAAGGCGCAACAGTTGCATGGCAAAGTGGCATCAGGGCGTTTCGGCGCGGACATGCAGGTGCATCTGGTCAATGACGGCCCGGTAACCTTCCTGTTACAGACCTGA